In the genome of Sciurus carolinensis chromosome 3, mSciCar1.2, whole genome shotgun sequence, one region contains:
- the Arl4c gene encoding ADP-ribosylation factor-like protein 4C, with amino-acid sequence MGNISSNISAFQSLHIVMLGLDSAGKTTVLYRLKFNEFVNTVPTIGFNTEKIKLSNGTAKGISCHFWDVGGQEKLRPLWKSYSRCTDGIIYVVDSVDVDRLEEAKTELHKVTKFAENQGTPLLVIANKQDLPKSLPVAEIEKQLALHELIPATTYHVQPACAIIGEGLTEGMDKLYEMILKRRKSLKQKKKR; translated from the coding sequence ATGGGCAACATCTCCTCCAACATCTCGGCCTTCCAGTCCCTGCACATCGTCATGCTGGGCTTGGACTCGGCCGGCAAGACCACGGTGCTCTACCGGCTCAAGTTCAACGAGTTCGTGAATACGGTGCCCACCATTGGCTTCAATACGGAGAAGATCAAGCTGAGCAACGGCACGGCCAAGGGCATCAGCTGCCACTTCTGGGACGTAGGAGGCCAGGAGAAGCTGAGGCCGCTGTGGAAGTCCTACAGCCGCTGCACGGACGGCATCATCTACGTGGTGGACTCGGTGGACGTGGACCGGCTGGAGGAGGCCAAGACGGAGCTGCACAAGGTGACCAAGTTCGCCGAGAACCAGGGCACGCCGCTGCTGGTCATCGCCAACAAGCAGGACCTGCCCAAGTCGCTGCCGGTGGCCGAGATCGAGAAGCAGCTGGCGCTGCACGAGCTGATCCCGGCCACCACCTACCACGTCCAGCCGGCGTGCGCCATCATCGGCGAGGGCCTCACCGAGGGCATGGACAAGCTCTATGAAATGATCCTGAAACGCAGGAAGTCCCTCAAGCAGAAGAAGAAGCGGTAA